A genomic region of Pseudoxanthomonas suwonensis contains the following coding sequences:
- a CDS encoding ABC transporter permease: MNALATIWTVLVKELRDIARDRRTLALTLLLGPLLFPALILGMGSLVEKRAKTQIDKTLEVPVIGMEHAPNLVAFLATHGIKAVPPPQDLEGDIREQKVDVALRISDRFAEDWRAGRPALVEIMLDSTRRDAEIPGRRLRGALAAYSGQVGALRLLARGIDPAVAQPVSSGTLDLATPEAKRGMLMSVMLPYFLIITAFLGGAALVLDATAGERERQTLEPLLATPAARGAIVSGKILAACLLGVASLLLTLLAFKLSAQASAGIARQLDVSMLAIGRFLLVLLPMLLIGTSLLTFLAAAAKSLKEAQSHMTWLMLLPMVPTIMLMANPVKTQLWQFAVPFLAQNQLLLKVIRAEPISAQVWALYLACSLGLALLLWLAAVMRYRQEKLAIST, translated from the coding sequence ATGAACGCACTGGCGACGATATGGACCGTGCTGGTCAAGGAACTGCGCGACATCGCCCGCGACCGCCGCACCCTGGCGCTCACGCTGCTGTTGGGCCCGCTGCTGTTCCCGGCGCTGATCCTGGGCATGGGCTCGCTGGTCGAGAAGCGGGCCAAGACCCAGATCGACAAGACCCTGGAGGTGCCGGTGATCGGCATGGAACACGCGCCGAACCTGGTCGCGTTCCTGGCCACCCACGGGATCAAGGCGGTGCCGCCGCCGCAGGACCTGGAAGGCGACATCCGCGAGCAGAAGGTCGACGTGGCGCTGCGCATCTCCGACCGCTTCGCCGAGGACTGGCGCGCCGGCCGGCCGGCGCTGGTGGAGATCATGCTCGACAGCACCCGCCGCGACGCGGAGATCCCCGGCCGCCGCCTGCGCGGCGCGTTGGCCGCCTACAGCGGCCAGGTCGGCGCCTTGCGCCTGCTGGCGCGCGGCATCGACCCGGCGGTGGCACAGCCGGTGAGCAGCGGCACGCTGGACCTGGCCACGCCGGAGGCCAAGCGCGGCATGCTGATGTCGGTGATGCTGCCGTACTTCCTGATCATCACCGCGTTCCTCGGCGGCGCCGCGCTGGTGCTGGACGCCACTGCCGGCGAACGCGAGCGGCAGACGCTGGAACCGCTGCTGGCCACGCCAGCGGCGCGCGGGGCGATCGTCAGCGGCAAGATACTGGCCGCCTGCCTGCTGGGCGTGGCATCGCTGCTGCTGACCCTGCTGGCATTCAAGCTCAGCGCGCAGGCCTCGGCCGGCATCGCCCGCCAGCTGGACGTGTCGATGCTGGCGATCGGCCGCTTCCTGCTGGTGCTGCTGCCGATGCTGCTGATCGGCACTTCGCTGCTCACCTTCCTGGCCGCCGCCGCCAAGAGCCTGAAGGAGGCGCAGAGCCACATGACCTGGCTGATGCTGTTGCCGATGGTCCCGACCATCATGCTGATGGCCAACCCGGTGAAGACCCAGCTGTGGCAGTTCGCGGTGCCGTTCCTGGCGCAGAACCAGCTGCTGCTGAAGGTGATCCGCGCCGAGCCGATCAGCGCGCAGGTATGGGCCCTGTACCTGGCCTGCAGCCTGGGCCTGGCGCTGCTGCTGTGGCTGGCGGCGGTGATGCGCTACCGGCAGGAGAAGCTGGCGATCTCGACCTGA
- a CDS encoding ATP-binding cassette domain-containing protein: MIRAHDLHKSFKTKTGTVAAVDGVSFEAHDGQITGLLGPNGAGKTTTLRMLYTLMKPDQGRIEVDGVDPAKDPVAVRRALGVLPDARGVYKRLTARENIAYFARLHGLSARLTAERIDKLSKALDMGEILDRQTEGFSQGQRTKTAIARALVHDPRNVILDEPTNGLDVMTTRAMREFLRGLRAEGRCVIFSSHIMQEVAALCDRIVIVAKGQVVAAGTADQLREQTGEDNLEDAFVKAIGSEEGLLA, encoded by the coding sequence ATGATCCGCGCCCACGACCTGCACAAGAGCTTCAAGACCAAGACCGGCACGGTGGCCGCCGTGGACGGCGTGAGCTTCGAAGCCCACGACGGCCAGATCACCGGCCTGCTCGGCCCCAACGGCGCCGGCAAGACCACCACCCTGCGCATGCTCTACACCCTGATGAAGCCCGACCAGGGCCGGATCGAGGTGGACGGCGTGGATCCGGCGAAGGATCCGGTCGCGGTGCGCCGCGCACTGGGCGTGCTGCCCGACGCGCGCGGCGTCTACAAGCGCCTGACCGCGCGCGAGAACATCGCCTATTTCGCGCGCCTGCACGGCCTGTCGGCACGGCTCACCGCCGAGCGCATCGACAAGCTGTCGAAGGCGCTGGACATGGGCGAGATCCTGGACCGGCAGACCGAGGGTTTCTCGCAAGGCCAGCGGACCAAGACCGCGATCGCCCGCGCCCTGGTCCACGACCCGCGCAACGTGATCCTCGACGAGCCGACCAACGGCCTGGACGTGATGACCACCCGGGCGATGCGCGAATTCCTGCGCGGCCTGCGCGCCGAGGGACGCTGCGTGATCTTCTCCAGCCACATCATGCAGGAGGTCGCCGCACTCTGTGACCGCATCGTGATCGTGGCCAAGGGCCAGGTGGTCGCCGCCGGCACCGCCGACCAGCTGCGCGAGCAGACCGGCGAGGACAATCTCGAGGATGCCTTCGTCAAGGCGATCGGTTCGGAGGAGGGCCTGCTGGCATGA
- a CDS encoding alpha/beta hydrolase has product MSRKTSIPLAVAIASAALLAGCDNAADPAAPVSSTRHYGSIAFEPCTLASGAAAANVQAQCATFEVPEDHDAPDGRRIRLNLAWLPATDEANASPDPVFFLAGGPGQSAVSVWPSLNPAFGEVRKQRHIVLVDQRGTGGSNALECLPPDHDGEATPVVDADAIAAFAAECAAAAADRADPRFYTTTDAIRDLDAVREAIGASRVNLVGGSYGTRVAQQYAGRFPQRVRSIVLDGVAPNDLVVGGEFAHTFEDALALQSAQCRQLPACAQRFPQDARAQLDALVAKLKEAPAEVEFRDPASGESRRGQVDADTVTGLAFMFSYMPQTAALLPLVLDEAAHGRFAPLKSLSELMGRSMGGSMARGMQWSVICAEDADRFREDDSGRDTVLGQDVARMFFAACASWPHGTRPDGFTDPFRSEIPVLLLSGELDPVTPPRYAERVLEGLPNGRHLVLHGQGHGTLGLGCMPKLTGQFIESADAKALDAACLDTLTYVPPFTSFNGWEP; this is encoded by the coding sequence ATGTCGCGCAAGACCTCCATCCCGCTGGCCGTCGCCATCGCCTCCGCGGCGCTCCTGGCCGGCTGCGACAACGCCGCCGACCCGGCGGCGCCCGTGTCCTCGACGCGCCACTACGGCTCGATCGCGTTCGAGCCCTGCACCCTGGCCAGCGGCGCGGCGGCGGCCAACGTGCAGGCGCAGTGCGCCACGTTCGAGGTGCCGGAAGACCACGACGCTCCCGATGGCCGGCGCATCCGCCTCAACCTGGCCTGGCTGCCGGCCACCGACGAGGCCAACGCCAGCCCCGACCCGGTGTTCTTCCTGGCCGGCGGCCCGGGCCAGTCGGCGGTGTCGGTGTGGCCGTCGCTGAACCCGGCCTTCGGCGAAGTGCGCAAGCAGCGCCACATCGTGCTGGTCGACCAGCGCGGCACCGGCGGTTCCAACGCGCTGGAATGCCTGCCGCCCGACCACGACGGCGAAGCCACGCCGGTGGTCGATGCCGATGCCATCGCCGCGTTCGCCGCCGAGTGCGCCGCCGCCGCCGCCGACCGCGCCGACCCGCGCTTCTACACCACCACCGACGCGATCCGCGACCTGGACGCGGTGCGCGAGGCGATCGGCGCTTCCCGGGTCAACCTGGTCGGCGGTTCCTATGGCACCCGCGTGGCCCAGCAGTACGCCGGCCGTTTCCCGCAGCGCGTGCGCAGCATCGTCCTGGACGGCGTGGCGCCGAACGACCTGGTCGTCGGCGGCGAGTTCGCCCACACCTTCGAGGATGCGCTGGCGCTGCAGTCGGCGCAGTGCCGGCAGCTGCCGGCCTGCGCGCAGCGCTTCCCGCAGGACGCGCGCGCCCAGCTCGATGCACTGGTGGCGAAGCTGAAGGAAGCGCCGGCCGAGGTGGAATTCCGCGATCCGGCCAGCGGCGAGAGCCGGCGCGGGCAGGTCGACGCGGACACCGTCACCGGACTGGCCTTCATGTTCTCGTACATGCCGCAGACCGCCGCGCTGCTGCCGCTGGTGCTGGACGAAGCCGCCCACGGCCGCTTCGCGCCGCTGAAGTCGCTCTCGGAACTGATGGGCCGCAGCATGGGCGGTTCGATGGCGCGCGGCATGCAGTGGTCGGTGATCTGCGCCGAGGACGCCGACCGCTTCCGCGAGGACGACAGCGGCCGCGACACCGTGCTCGGCCAGGACGTGGCGCGCATGTTCTTCGCCGCCTGCGCCAGTTGGCCGCACGGCACCCGGCCCGACGGCTTCACCGATCCGTTCCGCTCGGAGATCCCGGTGCTGCTGCTGTCCGGCGAACTCGATCCGGTGACGCCGCCGCGCTACGCCGAGCGCGTGCTCGAAGGCCTGCCCAACGGCCGCCACCTGGTCCTGCACGGCCAGGGCCACGGCACCCTGGGGCTGGGCTGCATGCCCAAGCTCACCGGCCAGTTCATCGAGTCGGCCGACGCCAAGGCGCTCGATGCCGCCTGCCTGGACACGCTCACCTACGTGCCGCCTTTCACCAGTTTCAACGGATGGGAACCCTGA
- a CDS encoding helix-turn-helix transcriptional regulator, whose product MNNRLRELREAQGWSQGELAERLEVSRQTVNALETGKYDPSLPLAFRIARLFGLHIEDVFVPDG is encoded by the coding sequence TTGAACAACCGGCTGCGCGAGCTGCGCGAGGCGCAGGGCTGGTCGCAGGGCGAACTGGCCGAGCGGCTGGAGGTCTCGCGGCAGACCGTCAACGCGCTGGAGACCGGCAAGTACGATCCGAGCCTGCCGCTGGCGTTCCGCATCGCCCGCCTGTTCGGCCTGCATATCGAGGACGTGTTCGTTCCCGATGGGTGA